From the genome of Hymenobacter cellulosilyticus, one region includes:
- the fbaA gene encoding class II fructose-bisphosphate aldolase has translation MAESTLTGLRAGVLHGDEVQSLFKVAKAQGFALPAVNVTGSNTVNAVLETAKALNSPVIIQFSNGGAQFFAGKSVPNGDQRASIAGAISGAQHVHQMAELYDVPVILHTDHAAKKLLPWIDGLLTAGEKHFAQYGQPLYSSHMLDLSEEPIEENIEICKRYLERMSKMGMTLEIELGVTGGEEDGVDNSDVDSSKLYTQPEEVAYAYEQLSEVSSRFTIAAAFGNVHGVYKPGNVKLQPKILHNSQEFLRQKHNIEEALPIDFVFHGGSGSSQEEIREAISYGAIKMNIDTDLQWALWEGIKDYYVQNEAYLQGQIGNPSGADSPNKKYYDPRVWLRKGEETFVARLKQAFEDLNAVNRRP, from the coding sequence ATGGCAGAATCAACGCTTACCGGCTTGCGCGCCGGCGTGCTCCACGGCGACGAAGTTCAGTCCCTGTTTAAAGTAGCCAAGGCCCAGGGCTTTGCCCTGCCCGCTGTCAACGTGACGGGCAGCAACACGGTGAATGCTGTGCTAGAAACGGCTAAGGCGCTCAACTCGCCGGTTATCATCCAGTTTTCGAACGGCGGCGCGCAGTTCTTCGCCGGCAAATCGGTGCCCAACGGCGACCAGCGCGCCAGCATTGCCGGCGCCATTTCGGGAGCCCAGCACGTGCACCAGATGGCGGAGCTCTACGATGTGCCCGTGATTCTGCACACCGACCACGCCGCCAAGAAGCTTCTGCCCTGGATTGACGGCCTGCTCACGGCCGGCGAAAAGCACTTCGCCCAGTACGGCCAGCCGCTCTACAGCTCCCACATGCTGGACTTGTCGGAAGAGCCGATTGAGGAAAACATTGAAATCTGCAAGCGCTACCTGGAGCGCATGAGCAAGATGGGCATGACGCTGGAAATCGAGCTGGGCGTAACCGGCGGCGAGGAAGACGGCGTCGACAACTCCGACGTGGACTCCTCGAAGCTCTACACCCAGCCCGAGGAAGTGGCCTACGCCTACGAGCAGCTGAGCGAGGTGAGCAGCCGCTTTACCATTGCTGCCGCTTTCGGCAACGTACACGGCGTGTACAAGCCCGGCAACGTGAAGCTGCAGCCCAAGATTCTGCACAACTCCCAGGAGTTTCTGCGCCAGAAGCACAACATCGAGGAGGCCCTGCCCATCGATTTCGTGTTCCACGGCGGCTCGGGCTCGTCGCAGGAGGAAATCCGCGAGGCCATTAGCTACGGCGCCATCAAAATGAACATCGACACCGACCTGCAGTGGGCTTTGTGGGAAGGTATCAAGGATTACTACGTGCAGAACGAAGCCTACCTGCAGGGCCAGATCGGCAACCCCAGCGGCGCTGACTCGCCCAACAAGAAGTACTACGACCCGCGCGTGTGGCTGCGCAAAGGCGAAGAAACCTTCGTGGCGCGCCTCAAGCAGGCCTTCGAGGACCTGAACGCCGTGAATCGCCGCCCCTAA
- a CDS encoding TetR/AcrR family transcriptional regulator — MTNRKQHIAQVALQLFGDKGFEHTPTQLIAKEAGVSEALIFKYFGSKEQLLEFIIKNGYKRIIEANRGWLEERDPLGLIHSVIELPYKLVKEEPHFWKLQSRLTNSEVAQKQHERFLQPVPALLHRAFEKLRYQEPDKEVSLLLLLIDALWKIQAQKTDEQIQEMLDFIKSKYQSQG, encoded by the coding sequence ATGACCAACCGTAAGCAGCATATTGCCCAGGTAGCATTGCAGCTATTCGGCGACAAGGGCTTCGAGCACACCCCCACGCAGCTTATTGCCAAAGAAGCGGGTGTTTCGGAAGCCCTTATTTTCAAGTATTTCGGCTCCAAGGAACAACTTCTGGAGTTTATCATCAAGAACGGCTACAAGCGCATCATCGAGGCCAACCGTGGCTGGCTGGAGGAGCGCGACCCGCTGGGCCTTATCCACAGCGTGATTGAGCTGCCTTACAAGCTGGTGAAGGAAGAGCCCCACTTCTGGAAGCTACAGTCGCGGCTGACCAACAGCGAAGTGGCCCAGAAGCAGCACGAGCGGTTTTTGCAGCCCGTACCGGCCCTGCTGCACCGGGCCTTCGAGAAGCTCCGCTACCAGGAGCCCGACAAGGAAGTGAGCTTGCTGCTGCTGCTCATTGATGCCCTATGGAAAATTCAGGCCCAGAAAACGGACGAGCAAATTCAGGAAATGCTGGACTTCATTAAGTCGAAGTATCAGTCGCAAGGCTAG
- a CDS encoding glycoside hydrolase family 16 protein codes for MKKTFTTLWRAAAFLALCHVPAKAQTYQQVWADEFNGSISSSWVFETGGGGWGNNEKQYYQRANATVNSTDLMITARRENVGGMAYTSSRMKTQG; via the coding sequence ATGAAAAAGACCTTTACCACGCTGTGGCGCGCCGCGGCATTCTTGGCATTGTGCCACGTTCCGGCAAAAGCCCAAACCTACCAGCAAGTCTGGGCCGACGAGTTTAATGGTAGCATCAGCTCCAGCTGGGTGTTCGAAACCGGTGGCGGCGGCTGGGGCAACAATGAAAAGCAGTATTACCAGCGCGCCAACGCTACTGTCAACAGCACGGACCTGATGATTACGGCCCGGCGGGAAAATGTGGGAGGCATGGCCTATACATCGTCGCGCATGAAAACCCAGGGCTGA
- a CDS encoding carbohydrate-binding protein: MKLPLGQGLWPAFWMLGANIGQVGWPACGEIDVMEHINAENKVYGTVHWDSNGHAEYGGNVVTSPENYHVYTVEWEPAYIRWFVDGIKYHEINISGGTGSTEEFQRPFFLLLNLAVAGNWPGQTVDESKLPATMFVDYVRVYQKTSTPPPTSSITIQAESYSTMNGVQLEACSDTGGGQDVGWIDTNDWMAYNSVNFPTSGAYTIEYRVASPSGGRVSADLNAGSTQLGNVAIPATGGWQTWTTVAQTVNVNAGTYNLGVFAQAGGWNLNWIRITKAGTARTAPASTTAPEVTTELSVYPNPATNQLNVQAGQDLSGSQYQIVNDRGHVVASGTLSTSRLDVANLKNGLYTLVIVTKDQQKLTRRFSK, from the coding sequence ATGAAGCTGCCGCTGGGCCAGGGCCTGTGGCCGGCTTTCTGGATGCTGGGAGCCAACATCGGGCAGGTAGGCTGGCCGGCCTGCGGCGAAATTGACGTAATGGAGCACATCAACGCCGAAAACAAGGTGTATGGCACCGTGCACTGGGACAGCAACGGCCACGCCGAATACGGCGGCAACGTTGTTACCTCGCCCGAAAATTACCACGTGTACACCGTAGAATGGGAGCCAGCCTACATCCGCTGGTTTGTGGACGGCATCAAGTACCATGAAATCAACATAAGCGGCGGCACGGGCAGCACCGAAGAATTTCAGCGGCCTTTCTTCCTACTGCTGAACCTGGCTGTAGCCGGTAACTGGCCAGGACAGACCGTGGATGAAAGCAAGCTGCCAGCCACCATGTTTGTGGACTACGTGCGGGTGTATCAGAAAACCAGCACTCCCCCACCCACCTCCTCCATCACCATTCAAGCCGAGTCGTACAGCACCATGAACGGGGTGCAACTGGAAGCCTGCTCAGACACGGGCGGCGGGCAGGACGTGGGCTGGATTGACACCAACGACTGGATGGCCTACAATAGCGTCAATTTCCCGACCTCGGGCGCCTACACGATTGAGTACCGCGTGGCCAGCCCCAGCGGGGGCCGGGTATCGGCTGATCTGAATGCAGGCTCCACCCAGTTGGGCAACGTAGCCATTCCCGCCACCGGCGGCTGGCAAACATGGACCACCGTGGCTCAGACCGTGAACGTGAATGCGGGCACCTACAACCTGGGCGTGTTTGCCCAAGCTGGCGGCTGGAACCTCAACTGGATCCGCATTACCAAGGCCGGCACGGCCCGGACGGCCCCGGCTAGCACCACGGCTCCGGAAGTAACAACCGAGCTGAGCGTGTACCCCAACCCGGCTACCAATCAGCTCAACGTGCAGGCGGGCCAGGACCTGAGCGGCAGTCAGTACCAGATTGTCAACGACCGGGGCCACGTAGTAGCCAGCGGCACGCTGAGCACCAGCCGCCTAGATGTAGCAAACCTCAAAAACGGCCTCTACACGCTGGTTATCGTCACTAAAGACCAGCAGAAGCTGACGCGCCGCTTCAGCAAGTAA
- a CDS encoding carbohydrate-binding protein, with translation MTDAAIQEFWELVSEDFRPFSMNVTTDEAVFNSYPKTMRMRCIITPTNTAAPGAGGVAYLTSFNWNDDTPCWVFMTSPKAGGEAASHEVGHTLGLSHDGRLNPKEEYYDARSSAGNWAPIMGAGYYKPVTHWSRGEYASASQTQDDLAIMASATYNVGYRNDDHSGSISGATNLARNGNSLSGSGIIERTGDQDYFAFSTSGGTVNLNLNTVGRHGNLDIVGRLFTSSGTQIGTFDTQGSLSTTLSANLSAGSYYLQIDGTSYGNPVTEGYSDYGSLGTFNITGTAPAPASGGVATVYKDCNYTGTAVALPAGDYTLAALQSRGILNDDISSLTVNSGYQVVLYENDNFSGTALTLTAGNGCLVNNPLGTSNWNDKATSLRVQPAASQSFSVTLQAEAASVNNGMTAETTTDAGGGQNMGYVDAGDYLVWNGINFPTSGSYLIEYRVASGASGGTISSDLNAGTTQFGNTAIPATGGWQAWTTVSRTVDVTAGTYNFGIYAQTGGWNLNWVRITKVGSAAVAQAPETTAASSARLSLYPNPVTDWVRLEAGPELEGSAYQVLDSYGQVKAQGVVGGGALDMSALRAGVYRLVIETKDQKKLTRQLIKQ, from the coding sequence ATGACCGACGCGGCCATTCAGGAGTTTTGGGAGCTGGTCAGTGAAGATTTCCGGCCCTTCAGCATGAACGTGACCACCGACGAGGCCGTGTTTAACTCCTACCCCAAAACCATGCGCATGCGCTGCATCATCACGCCGACCAATACGGCGGCGCCGGGCGCGGGTGGGGTGGCTTATCTGACGTCCTTCAACTGGAACGACGACACGCCCTGCTGGGTGTTTATGACCTCGCCTAAAGCCGGTGGCGAAGCGGCCTCGCACGAAGTAGGCCACACCCTGGGCCTGAGCCACGACGGCCGCCTCAATCCTAAGGAAGAGTATTACGACGCCCGTTCCTCGGCCGGCAACTGGGCCCCGATTATGGGCGCGGGCTATTACAAGCCCGTCACGCACTGGAGCCGCGGCGAGTATGCCTCGGCCAGCCAGACCCAGGACGATCTGGCCATTATGGCCAGCGCCACCTACAACGTGGGCTACCGCAACGACGACCATAGCGGCAGCATCAGCGGAGCTACCAACCTGGCCCGCAACGGCAACAGCCTCAGCGGCTCGGGCATTATCGAGCGGACCGGCGACCAGGACTACTTCGCTTTTTCCACCAGCGGCGGCACGGTCAATCTGAACCTGAACACAGTGGGCCGGCACGGCAACTTGGACATCGTAGGGCGCCTGTTTACCAGCAGTGGAACCCAAATCGGGACCTTTGACACCCAGGGCAGCCTGAGCACGACGCTCAGCGCCAACCTGAGCGCGGGCTCGTATTACCTGCAGATAGACGGCACCAGCTACGGCAACCCGGTTACCGAAGGTTACTCCGACTACGGCTCTCTGGGCACGTTCAACATTACGGGCACGGCCCCGGCTCCGGCCTCGGGCGGTGTAGCTACTGTGTATAAAGACTGCAACTACACCGGCACGGCCGTGGCCCTGCCTGCGGGCGACTATACCCTGGCTGCTCTACAAAGCCGCGGTATCCTGAACGACGATATTTCTTCGCTCACCGTGAACAGCGGCTACCAGGTGGTACTGTACGAAAACGACAACTTCAGCGGCACTGCTTTGACTCTGACGGCCGGCAATGGCTGTCTGGTAAACAACCCATTAGGCACCAGCAACTGGAATGACAAAGCCACTTCGCTGCGGGTGCAGCCTGCGGCCAGCCAGTCCTTTAGCGTGACCTTGCAGGCTGAAGCGGCCAGCGTAAACAACGGCATGACGGCGGAAACCACCACCGACGCGGGCGGGGGTCAGAACATGGGCTACGTAGATGCCGGCGACTACCTAGTCTGGAACGGCATCAACTTCCCTACCTCGGGCTCTTACCTGATTGAGTACCGCGTAGCCAGCGGCGCCAGCGGTGGCACCATTTCCTCGGACCTGAATGCCGGCACTACGCAATTCGGTAATACGGCCATTCCGGCTACCGGCGGCTGGCAGGCTTGGACCACCGTGTCGCGCACCGTGGACGTAACGGCTGGTACCTACAACTTCGGCATCTATGCCCAGACCGGCGGCTGGAACCTCAACTGGGTCCGCATCACCAAAGTGGGCAGCGCTGCTGTAGCCCAGGCACCCGAAACTACCGCGGCCAGCAGCGCACGGCTGAGCCTGTATCCTAACCCGGTAACGGACTGGGTGCGCCTGGAAGCAGGCCCAGAGCTGGAAGGCAGCGCGTATCAGGTACTGGATTCTTACGGGCAAGTAAAAGCTCAGGGAGTCGTGGGCGGAGGTGCGCTGGATATGTCGGCCTTGCGGGCCGGCGTCTACCGGCTGGTAATCGAAACCAAGGATCAGAAAAAACTTACCCGGCAGCTTATCAAGCAATAG
- a CDS encoding glycosyl hydrolase, giving the protein MAARITRSLLAQLTQAQTPTKSTKRGLAYGYHSAADMQALAPGISWWYNWYSRPEAGVATIYPGLGIDYVPMQWGRDLDGTPFTADRLAANIPAGAKYLLGFNEPNFRSQANLTPTQAAALWPTLQEVARRKNLKLVSPAVNYCGDCVSENGVTYYSPTQYLDAFFAACPTCQVDYIAVHTYVCEERWLRDKIAELKKYNKPIWLTEFSCGDMPASQITLDVQKKYLTDAVNYLENEPAVFRYAWFSGRNNEIPNINLLAPASGQLTELGQLYVSLPFSGGSAPQNLLTPTGAVASSSESSATGAASAIDRNLTTRWSSNFADPQYLQLDLGTVKDIARVKISWEAAYGKDYQLQTSTDGTSWTSIHTVLNGDGGVDDITGLAGRGRYLRLYGTRRATAYGYSIYEIEVYGPATTPPATSSVTLQAESYSTMSGVQLEACSDTGGGQDVGWIDTNDWMIYNSVTFPTSGAYTIEYRVASPSGGRVSADLNAGTTQLGNVAIPATGGWQNWTTVSQTVNVTAGTYNFGVFAQAGGWNLNWIRITKAGSTTSARSAQVLATTATAGRAQALEVYPNPPPIRWASLQTQRWPVRP; this is encoded by the coding sequence GTGGCTGCTAGGATTACTCGTAGCCTGCTGGCCCAGCTTACCCAGGCTCAGACTCCTACGAAGAGCACTAAACGGGGCCTGGCCTATGGCTACCACTCGGCGGCCGATATGCAGGCGCTGGCGCCGGGCATCAGTTGGTGGTACAACTGGTACTCCCGTCCCGAGGCCGGCGTGGCCACTATCTACCCGGGGCTGGGAATCGACTACGTGCCCATGCAATGGGGCCGCGACCTGGACGGTACCCCGTTCACGGCCGACCGGCTGGCGGCTAATATTCCCGCCGGGGCCAAATATCTGCTGGGGTTCAACGAGCCCAATTTCCGCTCCCAGGCCAACCTGACGCCAACCCAGGCCGCCGCGCTCTGGCCCACGCTGCAGGAAGTGGCCCGCCGCAAAAACCTCAAGCTCGTGTCGCCCGCCGTGAACTACTGCGGCGACTGCGTCTCGGAAAACGGCGTGACCTACTACTCGCCCACCCAATACCTCGACGCCTTTTTTGCCGCCTGCCCCACGTGCCAGGTCGACTACATTGCCGTGCACACCTACGTGTGCGAAGAGCGGTGGCTGCGCGACAAAATTGCGGAGCTGAAAAAGTATAACAAGCCCATCTGGCTCACCGAGTTTTCCTGCGGCGACATGCCCGCCAGCCAGATTACCCTGGACGTGCAGAAAAAGTACCTGACCGACGCGGTGAACTACCTGGAAAATGAGCCGGCCGTGTTTCGCTACGCCTGGTTTTCGGGCCGCAACAATGAAATACCCAATATCAACCTGCTGGCTCCCGCTTCGGGGCAGCTTACAGAGCTGGGCCAGCTCTATGTCAGCCTGCCCTTCAGCGGTGGTAGCGCCCCGCAAAACCTGCTCACCCCAACCGGCGCCGTCGCCTCGTCGAGTGAGAGCAGCGCCACCGGAGCCGCCAGCGCCATCGACCGCAACCTGACCACGCGCTGGAGCAGCAACTTCGCCGATCCGCAGTATCTGCAGCTCGATCTGGGCACGGTGAAAGACATTGCCCGGGTAAAAATCAGTTGGGAAGCAGCCTACGGCAAAGACTACCAGCTGCAAACGTCCACGGACGGCACTTCCTGGACCTCCATCCACACCGTACTCAACGGCGACGGGGGCGTCGACGACATTACGGGCCTGGCCGGCCGGGGCCGCTACCTGCGCCTCTATGGCACCCGCCGCGCTACTGCCTACGGCTATTCCATCTACGAAATCGAGGTGTACGGCCCGGCCACTACCCCACCGGCCACTTCGTCCGTGACGCTGCAGGCTGAGTCGTACAGCACGATGAGCGGAGTGCAGCTAGAAGCCTGCTCGGATACGGGCGGCGGGCAGGACGTGGGCTGGATTGACACCAACGACTGGATGATCTACAACAGTGTGACCTTCCCCACCTCGGGTGCTTACACCATCGAGTACCGCGTAGCCAGTCCCAGCGGCGGCCGGGTATCAGCCGATTTGAATGCGGGCACCACGCAGCTAGGCAACGTAGCTATTCCCGCTACCGGCGGCTGGCAGAACTGGACTACCGTGTCGCAAACGGTAAACGTCACTGCGGGCACCTACAACTTCGGCGTGTTTGCCCAGGCTGGCGGCTGGAACCTGAACTGGATCCGCATTACCAAGGCAGGCAGTACAACCAGTGCCCGCTCTGCTCAGGTTTTGGCCACAACGGCTACCGCTGGCCGGGCGCAGGCGCTAGAAGTGTATCCTAACCCGCCACCAATACGCTGGGCCTCACTCCAGACCCAGCGTTGGCCGGTGCGGCCCTGA
- a CDS encoding glycosyl hydrolase family 18 protein, whose translation MKTTSSLSRLLLLLLFSLITLPTLAQFRVIGYVPSWAGDVNSVQYSKLTHINYAFLLPTATGGLQPIENPAKLQSLVSLAHANGVKVLISVGGWNDGNDSGFESIGANASYRNTFVTNLVNFANQYNLDGVDIDWEYPDAGASANNHALLMQQLSTEMHSRGKLLTAAVVGTGGASILNSVFTSVDFLNLMAYDFNNFDHSTYDYAVQSINYWKGRGLPANKTVLGVPFYGRPTWESYAQLLARGASPNADVFDGVGYNGIPTIKSKTNLAFDQGSGIMIWELSQDVTGANSLLTAINQVVVQRNGVTPPQPRPSRGELRPKALRHNRAPKPKRLPTPAAD comes from the coding sequence ATGAAAACAACTTCTTCACTTTCCAGGCTTTTGCTGCTGCTATTGTTCAGCCTTATCACGCTGCCAACTCTGGCCCAGTTCCGGGTTATCGGCTACGTGCCCTCCTGGGCCGGAGACGTGAACAGCGTGCAGTACAGCAAACTGACTCACATCAACTACGCCTTTCTGCTCCCCACGGCTACCGGTGGTTTGCAGCCCATTGAAAACCCCGCCAAGCTCCAAAGCCTGGTTTCGTTGGCCCACGCCAACGGGGTGAAAGTGCTGATTTCGGTGGGCGGCTGGAACGACGGCAACGACAGCGGCTTCGAGAGTATTGGGGCCAATGCTTCGTACCGCAACACCTTCGTCACGAACCTGGTCAACTTTGCCAATCAGTACAACCTCGACGGCGTGGATATCGACTGGGAATACCCCGACGCCGGGGCTTCGGCCAACAACCACGCCCTGCTGATGCAACAGCTTTCCACCGAGATGCACAGCCGCGGCAAGCTGCTTACGGCCGCCGTGGTGGGCACAGGCGGAGCCAGCATTCTGAACAGCGTCTTTACGTCCGTAGACTTTCTGAACCTGATGGCCTACGACTTCAACAACTTCGACCACTCCACCTACGACTACGCGGTGCAGTCCATCAACTACTGGAAGGGTCGCGGCCTGCCAGCCAACAAAACCGTGCTCGGCGTGCCCTTCTACGGCCGGCCCACCTGGGAATCGTACGCTCAACTGCTGGCCCGCGGCGCCAGCCCCAATGCCGACGTCTTCGACGGCGTGGGCTACAACGGCATCCCGACCATCAAGAGCAAAACCAACTTGGCCTTCGACCAGGGCAGCGGCATTATGATCTGGGAACTGTCGCAGGACGTTACCGGCGCCAACTCCCTGCTCACGGCCATCAACCAGGTAGTCGTGCAGCGCAACGGCGTGACTCCGCCCCAGCCCAGGCCATCCCGGGGCGAATTGAGGCCGAAAGCTC